In Choristoneura fumiferana chromosome 4, NRCan_CFum_1, whole genome shotgun sequence, the sequence NNNNNNNNNNNNNNNNNNNNNNNNNNNNNNNNNNNNNNNNNNNNNNNNNNNNNNNNNNNNNNNNNNNNNNNNNNNNNNNNNNNNNNNNNNNNNNNNNNNNNNNNNNNNNNNNNNNNNNNNNNNNNNNNNNNNNNNNNNNNNNNNNNNNNNNNNNNNNNNNNNNNNNNNNNNNNNNNNNNNNNNNNNNNNNNNNNNNNNNNNNNNNNNNNNNNNNNNNNNNNNNNNNNNNNNNNNNNNNNNNNNNNNNNNNNNNNNNNNNNNNNNNNNNNNNNNNNNNNNNNNNNNNNNNNNNNNNNNNNNNNNNNNNNNNNNNNNNNNNNNNNNNNNNNNNNNNNNNNNNNNNNNNNNNNNNNNNNNNNNNNNNNNNNNNNNNNNNNNNNNNNNNNNNNNNNNNNNNNNNNNNNNNNNNNNNNNNNNNNNNNNNNNNNNNNNNNNNNNNNNNNNNNNNNNNNNNNNNNNNNNNNNNNNNNNNNNNNNNNNNNNNNNNNNNNNNNNNNNNNNNNNNNNNNNNNNNNNNNNNNNNNNNNNNNNNNNNNNNNNNNNNNNNNNNNNNNNNNNNNNNNNNNNNNNNNNNNNNNNNNNNNNNNNNNNNNNNNNNNNNNNNNNNNNNNNNNNNNNNNNNNNNNNNNNNNNNNNNNNNNNNNNNNNNNNNNNNNNNNNNNNNNNNNNNNNNNNNNNNNNNNNNNNNNNNNNNNNNNNNNNNNNNNNNNNNNNNNNNNNNNNNNNNNNNNNNNNNNNNNNNNNNNNNNNNNNNNNNNNNNNNNNNNNNNNNNNNNNNNNNNNNNNNNNNNNNNNNNNNNNNNNNNNNNNNNNNNNNNNNNNNNNNNNNNNNNNNNNNNNNNNNNNNNNNNNNNNNNNNNNNNNNNNNNNNNNNNNNNNNNNNNNNNNNNNNNNNNNNNNNNNNNNNNNNNNNNNNNNNNNNNNNNNNNNNNNNNNNNNNNNNNNNNNNNNNNNNNNNNNNNNNNNNNNNNNNNNNNNNNNNNNNNNNNNNNNNNNNNNNNNNNNNNNNNNNNNNNNNNNNNNNNNNNNNNNNNNNNNNNNNNNNNNNNNNNNNNNNNNNNNNNNNNNNNNNNNNNNNNNNNNNNNNNNNNNNNNNNNNNNNNNNNNNNNNNNNNNNNNNNNNNNNNNNNNNNNNNNNNNNNNNNNNNNNNNNNNNNNNNNNNNNNNNNNNNNNNNNNNNNNNNNNNNNNNNNNNNNNNNNNNNNNNNNNNNNNNNNNNNNNNNNNNNNNNNNNNNNNNNNNNNNNNNNNNNNNNNNNNNNNNNNNNNNNNNNNNNNNNNNNNNNNNNNNNNNNNNNNNNNNNNNNNNNNNNNNNNNNNNNNNNNNNNNNNNNNNNNNNNNNNNNNNNNNNNNNNNNNNNNNNNNNNNNNNNNNNNNNNNNNNNNNNNNNNNNNNNNNNNNNNNNNNNNNNNNNNNNNNNNNNNNNNNNNNNNNNNNNNNNNNNNNNNNNNNNNNNNNNNNNNNNNNNNNNNNNNNNNNNNNNNNNNNNNNNNNNNNNNNNNNNNNNNNNNNNNNNNNNNNNNNNNNNNNNNNNNNNNNNNNNNNNNNNNNNNNNNNNNNNNNNNNNNNNNNNNNNNNNNNNNNNNNNNNNNNNNNNNNNNNNNNNNNNNNNNNNNNNNNNNNNNNNNNNNNNNNNNNNNNNNNNNNNNNNNNNNNNNNNNNNNNNNNNNNNNNNNNNNNNNNNNNNNNNNNNNNNNNNNNNNNNNNNNNNNNNNNNNNNNNNNNNNNNNNNNNNNNNNNNNNNNNNNNNNNNNNNNNNNNNNNNNNNNNNNNNNNNNNNNNNNNNNNNNNNNNNNNNNNNNNNNNNNNNNNNNNNNNNNNNNNNNNNNNNNNNNNNNNNNNNNNNNNNNNNNNNNNNNNNNNNNNNNNNNNNNNNNNNNNNNNNNNNNNNNNNNNNNNNNNNNNNNNNNNNNNNNNNNNNNNNNNNNNNNNNNNNNNNNNNNNNNNNNNNNNNNNNNNNNNNNNNNNNNNNNNNNNNNNNNNNNNNNNNNNNNNNNNNNNNNNNNNNNNNNNNNNNNNNNNNNNNNNNNNNNNNNNNNNNNNNNNNNNNNNNNNNNNNNNNNNNNNNNNNNNNNNNNNNNNNNNNNNNNNNNNNNNNNNNNNNNNNNNNNNNNNNNNNNNNNNNNNNNNNNNNNNNNNNNNNNNNNNNNNNNNNNNNNNNNNNNNNNNNNNNNNNNNNNNNNNNNNNNNNNNNNNNNNNNNNNNNNNNNNNNNNNNNNNNNNNNNNNNNNNNNNNNNNNNNNNNNNNNNNNNNNNNNNNNNNNNNNNNNNNNNNNNNNNNNNNNNNNNNNNNNNNNNNNNNNNNNNNNNNNNNNNNNNNNNNNNNNNNNNNNNNNNNNNNNNNNNNNNNNNNNNNNNNNNNNNNNNNNNNNNNNNNNNNNNNNNNNNNNNNNNNNNNNNNNNNNNNNNNNNNNNNNNNNNNNNNNNNNNNNNNNNNNNNNNNNNNNNNNNNNNNNNNNNNNNNNNNNNNNNNNNNNNNNNNNNNNNNNNNNNNNNNNNNNNNNNNNNNNNNNNNNNNNNNNNNNNNNNNNNNNNNNNNNNNNNNNNNNNNNNNNNNNNNNNNNNNNNNNNNNNNNNNNNNNNNNNNNNNNNNNNNNNNNNNNNNNNNNNNNNNNNNNNNNNNNNNNNNNNNNNNNNNNNNNNNNNNNNNNNNNNNNNNNNNNNNNNNNNNNNNNNNNNNNNNNNNNNNNNNNNNNNNNNNNNNNNNNNNNNNNNNNNNNNNNNNNNNNNNNNNNNNNNNNNNNNNNNNNNNNNNNNNNNNNNNNNNNNNNNNNNNNNNNNNNNNNNNNNNNNNNNNNNNNNNNNNNNNNNNNNNNNNNNNNNNNNNNNNNNNNNNNNNNNNNNNNNNNNNNNNNNNNNNNNNNNNNNNNNNNNNNNNNNNNNNNNNNNNNNNNNNNNNNNNNNNNNNNNNNNNNNNNNNNNNNNNNNNNNNNNNNNNNNNNNNNNNNNNNNNNNNNNNNNNNNNNNNNNNNNNNNNNNNNNNNNNNNNNNNNNNNNNNNNNNNNNNNNNNNNNNNNNNNNNNNNNNNNNNNNNNNNNNNNNNNNNNNNNNNNNNNNNNNNNNNNNNNNNNNNNNNNNNNNNNNNNNNNNNNNNNNNNNNNNNNNNNNNNNNNNNNNNNNNNNNNNNNNNNNNNNNNNNNNNNNNNNNNNNNNNNNNNNNNNNNNNNNNNNNNNNNNNNNNNNNNNNNNNNNNNNNNNNNNNNNNNNNNNNNNNNNNNNNNNNNNNNNNNNNNNNNNNNNNNNNNNNNNNNNNNNNNNNNNNNNNNNNNNNNNNNNNNNNNNNNNNNNNNNNNNNNNNNNNNNNNNNNNNNNNNNNNNNNNNNNNNNNNNNNNNNNNNNNNNNNNNNNNNNNNNNNNNNNNNNNNNNNNNNNNNNNNNNNNNNNNNNNNNNNNNNNNNNNNNNNNNNNNNNNNNNNNNNNNNNNNNNNNNNNNNNNNNNNNNNNNNNNNNNNNNNNNNNNNNNNNNNNNNNNNNNNNNNNNNNNNNNNNNNNNNNNNNNNNNNNNNNNNNNNNNNNNNNNNNNNNNNNNNNNNNNNNNNNNNNNNNNNNNNNNNNNNNNNNNNNNNNNNNNNNNNNNNNNNNNNNNNNNNNNNNNNNNNNNNNNNNNNNNNNNNNNNNNNNNNNNNNNNNNNNNNNNNNNNNNNNNNNNNNNNNNNNNNNNNNNNNNNNNNNNNNNNNNNNNNNNNNNNNNNNNNNNNNNNNNNNNNNNNNNNNNNNNNNNNNNNNNNNNNNNNNNNNNNNNNNNNNNNNNNNNNNNNNNNNNNNNNNNNNNNNNNNNNNNNNNNNNNNNNNNNNNNNNNNNNNNNNNNNNNNNNNNNNNNNNNNNNNNNNNNNNNNNNNNNNNNNNNNNNNNNNNNNNNNNNNNNNNNNNNNNNNNNNNNNNNNNNNNNNNNNNNNNNNNNNNNNNNNNNNNNNNNNNNNNNNNNNNNNNNNNNNNNNNNNNNNNNNNNNNNNNNNNNNNNNNNNNNNNNNNNNNNNNNNNNNNNNNNNNNNNNNNNNNNNNNNNNNNNNNNNNNNNNNNNNNNNNNNNNNNNNNNNNNNNNNNNNNNNNNNNNNNNNNNNNNNNNNNNNNNNNNNNNNNNNNNNNNNNNNNNNNNNNNNNNNNNNNNNNNNNNNNNNNNNNNNNNNNNNNNNNNNNNNNNNNNNNNNNNNNNNNNNNNNNNNNNNNNNNNNNNNNNNNNNNNNNNNNNNNNNNNNNNNNNNNNNNNNNNNNNNNNNNNNNNNNNNNNNNNNNNNNNNNNNNNNNNNNNNNNNNNNNNNNNNNNNNNNNNNNNNNNNNNNNNNNNNNNNNNNNNNNNNNNNNNNNNNNNNNNNNNNNNNNNNNNNNNNNNNNNNNNNNNNNNNNNNNNNNNNNNNNNNNNNNNNNNNNNNNNNNNNNNNNNNNNNNNNNNNNNNNNNNNNNNNNNNNNNNNNNNNNNNNNNNNNNNNNNNNNNNNNNNNNNNNNNNNNNNNNNNNNNNNNNNNNNNNNNNNNNNNNNNNNNNNNNNNNNNNNNNNNNNNNNNNNNNNNNNNNNNNNNNNNNNNNNNNNNNNNNNNNNNNNNNNNNNNNNNNNNNNNNNNNNNNNNNNNNNNNNNNNNNNNNNNNNNNNNNNNNNNNNNNNNNNNNNNNNNNNNNNNNNNNNNNNNNNNNNNNNNNNNNNNNNNNNNNNNNNNNNNNNNNNNNNNNNNNNNNNNNNNNNNNNNNNNNNNNNNNNNNNNNNNNNNNNNNNNNNNNNNNNNNNNNNNNNNNNNNNNNNNNNNNNNNNNNNNNNNNNNNNNNNNNNNNNNNNNNNNNNNNNNNNNNNNNNNNNNNNNNNNNNNNNNNNNNNNNNNNNNNNNNNNNNNNNNNNNNNNNNNNNNNNNNNNNNNNNNNNNNNNNNNNNNNNNNNNNNNNNNNNNNNNNNNNNNNNNNNNNNNNNNNNNNNNNNNNNNNNNNNNNNNNNNNNNNNNNNNNNNNNNNNNNNNNNNNNNNNNNNNNNNNNNNNNNNNNNNNNNNNNNNNNNNNNNNNNNNNNNNNNNNNNNNNNNNNNNNNNNNNNNNNNNNACCTTCGATTATTACAGAAGGAGAATATTTTGTCACGGAAGACGAGTTCGATGAATTATTCCCGAACGGTTATAAAGATACTAATTATTTCCAAAGAGCTAAGGAGTATTTAGCTATGAATAAAGGTAAGCATTATGCTTCGTACGTACACGCAAATCAAAGTAACTTGAGGCTAAGATGACACCCTgtcaaaaaatagaataaattaaatggaagaagcttttatttaggctctggttattgttttttgtttgcttcaaatcttacattttattattttatttttcagttgcaTTTAAATCGCAAATGAGTgtgaatgaaaatataaatctgtCGACGTGGTTAGAATGGCAGAGAAATTTACAGAGTACTGTAAATATAGGACATTCAAAAGATAGTGAGATTTTATCATCATTATTGCAGTACAGTGACGCCAAAAGATTCGATCTACCCACCTCTACTCAAAATCCGAGTAAGTAGAATCTTACCTAAATAGGGTGGTTAAAATAGACGTCTCGCTAAAAAAGTACTGTTtacagtattattattttatctcgTACATTTTCAGTATTCAACACCCAACAGTTGGCGACTCAAAATATCACCGCACCTACACCAGAAAAACCTAAACCGCCAAAGAAGAAACCAAAAGCTTCAGTAGTCAAATCTCCAGTAAAAAAATGTGGTGACATTAGGGCCCTCTTTAGTACTGCCacaaagtcaacaaaaagttacACTAAGCTTATTAATGATCTGGGTATTCAAAATGATGGCAGCATACCCACCAGCCTCATCAATCTATTCGTAGACTTGAGTCTAGATAACACAACAGTGAGACACTGTTACATCTGCCAAAATATTTGCAACTGTGCTTTCATAGATAGTATAAAGAGGCACAGAAGAAAAATGACTAaaccattatttttaagtaatctTAGGTTACCAGACCTTGATTTAATAGATGAGATAGACGTTGAATCAATATTGATGTGCGGAAAAAAGGTGAACATGAGCCAAGACATGTTTGAAGACTATAGAGACAACACATCCGTTGAAGTTAGTAAAATCCAAGGCAGCAACTTTGACTTGGAATTCGATTTCGATCCGCCAAATGAAATTGTTCCACCAGAAACTAAACAAGATGCGGAAGCTGCTGAGAATTTGGACAAAAACTTCGATTTGGGAGACATCGAGGACATATTTGCTGACAGCAGCCCTGAAGAAGCGATCATTAAAGATGCTTCAGCGGAAGCTAAAAATTCTAGTGTTCCTAAAGAAGCTTTAGGTTTTTTTGGATTGGATAGTATTGAAGATATCTTTGTAAGTTCAGATGATAGTATTCCTGGAACACCGCCTAAAAACGAAAATAACGTAGTAGACAGTCTCTGCGCCAGcgaaattgtaaataaaaccGAAGTGAAACAAGCGGAATCCGAAATCAAATGTCCTATTAGCCCTTCAATTTTGTCAGGGCAGGTGATGAGTACGACTACATTAAAGTCGCCGACTTCACCTATTCTTTGTAGTCAAgcgagaaaatttaaattaagcaCGAGAAAAAATCAACCAAAAAGTTCAACACCATTTAGCAATATCAAGAGAAATATCATTTCAAATAATAAGAACATTAATAGCTTAGTTACACCTGAGCATAACGTACAAGAATCAAACAAATCAGTTTCAAatcgtgattcagttttagatTCAACTAGCAAAAGTATGTTTACAATAACGCAGCTCGTAGAAATGATCAACACGAATGGCGGATGCGCAAAAAAGCTCGACGTTTCTAAAACCTTAGAAACCTCCAATGCACAGAAAGAAGATGAAAGAAGTACATCGCCAATACTTTTGACGCaggctactaaaaaaaaattagctcaTAATATAAATGCTCCACTTGATAACAGTATTTCTGTTTCTCAGGACAAAAAGCTTGAGAGTCTGATTGTGCTTGATAGTGACAGTGACTCTAATGAAAGCACTCAAATATATGATGCAGGGAATTTGAATGATAACATACATTTTAGTAAATCTGCGGAAGAAGCACATATAAGGAGTCCTTTAAGTAGTAAAAGAAAGTTGggatctgatgatgaacttgATTTTCTAAACGCTTCTCCATATTTCCCTAAGAAGCCGAAATTAGATACAAATCCTAAAGCAGTCACTTTGCAAGAAAAGGTTTTGGCTGCTCTCAACCGATCTCACATACCAAGTGATAAAAGTAACGATAGTAATCTAAACTTTATGTTTTCTTcccaaaaagaaaacaaagatCCTGTTTTTagagataatataataaatcaaGAAATAGAGGACGAAAATGTTGACAAGGACGAGTacatttgcaagaaaaatttagaaatgctTCAAGTGTTTAGACGTGACTGTCAAATCAGTAGCGCTAAGCTATTATTCAAAAGTAATGCCAGTAAAGTGACTCCTCAAAAGCgaaaaaacattacattcggtGACAGCGACGATGACTTTGTTGATGATGCTAAAGGGAGAAGTCAGAGAGTGGTTCCGAACGATGACATTCATAAATCAACTACGAACCATAAAGTGAGAAAGGTAAGTGTTCACAacaaacacaaatcacacaaacacagTTGGCAACAAGCCTAGCAACCAAGCCTCACTGCTCAAACACACCATTCAATTGGTTCGCAGGTTTATACCTATTAGCATCAAATTCGTATATATATCCTACCTGGCTACCTAACCATACATCTAAACTTACTGAGTTAATTCGCTCGCTTGCGGTAATATTGGCAATGCTGTTGTTATATACATACTAATATCTTAAtacacataattatatatatatatacacataatgtgaaaataaataaaaataagtgtataTAGGTGTCCATCCATGGAAcaatacttaaatttaaaaataaagcgtCGATGAAGCAGGTATTCGgtctaagtttaattttttaagcttatcaaatatttttttcagaaaaagCCGAAGCCGAACTCGTTCTTAGAGCTAGAAGCCGAGGAGTCGGACGGCGGCAGCGGCGACGAGCTGTCGGACGACAGCGTCGGCAGCATCGCCGACTTCATCTGCGACGACCAACTCTCGCAGGAGGACATGCAAGCGCACTACATGCGATCCGTCACGtaagaatattattatgtgtaacttttttttatggaacaattaatgaaacaaattaatgatttaatgaCAACAAATAATGACCTATTCCCAAACTAAGCACGTGACAAAAcatctataaaataaaaataatttatcgtGGTAACAGAAACAGTAGCAATAACTTACAGACTAGATGTTAGTATAGGTACATTCTGCaatcaacaaacaaaaaaaaccggccaagtgcgagtcggactcgcgcacgtagggttccgtaccgttaTCTGTATAACATTAgacattatcaaaaaaatctgcaaaaaaacaagtttattgtatgggagcccccctaaatatgtattctattttaatttaattatttatttttaaattgattaaacaaccaaagattctgtgaatatttcaagcgtctacctgttaccgttattaatatcaagtaaaaaacggcaaaacaatcacgtttgttgtatgggagccccgtctaaacattaattttattatatttttagtatttgttgttatagcggccacagtaacacgtaatctgtgaaaatttcaagtgtctaactattacgactcaagaaatagagccctgtgacagacggacggacaggcagacagacaagagtctcagtaatagggttccgttggcaccctttgggtacggaactctaaaaatagaaaaatagttattaatGTGACCGCCCCGTTCATAATGCTCACCCAGTACATTAACATAGGGCAATCACGACGTTCAGCCAACATGTTCAGAATGCCGTTACGGCTATTCCTCACACGTCTTAGCAACGAGGCGATTCTTTTGCGCCTGATGGCATGAAACCCCTCATTTCGCGCCTCCGCGAACTTACCTGAAGCACTACAGTGGCGTGGGAGCTCTAACAGCATTCTGAAGATGTTGTTGTACTGGACACGTAATGTATTACAAAGGCGCTTCGTGTGCGTCATCCATACTACACGTGTAGAGGAGGTACAAAATGCCCTAAATAGTGTTAGTTTGACATCCGTTGTAAACCGTGCAAATCTACAAATTAGCATGTTGCCCCTCgctgctttatttttattttatttattttaacaggGGCACAGTCAACGGAGCTTTCAAGATCCCTTCCCTGCCGTCCCGGTTTAAACGCGAGGAAGTACTCTCGCAATTTGTAGAAGAGGACTCCTACGAAATGGTATGTTCAATACTTACTTACTCaaatagagacgacatcacacctaaccgccagttaacactaatcaatggatggtgaaacagccccttactttTCAGCCGTTAGTCTAGTTTTGTTCTAATATTTATTGTTGCAGCAATATGTTTCGAGTTTTTGGTTTTAATAACCACCGatgtttaatagtagattattgtcgtggccttgAAGTAGACAATTGCTGGCtgaatacgaagccagcaattgctattccagccgagactaatataaagcttttcccaaaaatggtgaataattctgaaatagaataaactttttctcaaaatatattataaaatttaattttatttcaatatttttcttatgctttcccgccttttttcattaaaaataaactgcagatGTATTTTTcaaccgaaaacaccacaagctatttcagacccaatagaaaaagtccggagttccaacaaaatatctgataccggctattagactaggctgtatacgacttgtgccaacatttccatggcctttttaacttaaaaaaaatatgtgactgattgcaggcgcgctaattctttattgtcgagctagcgcgcctgcaatctttttaacttttaaatttttggcTGACCATAAATactgcacttcaccttctgatatgtaaagaataatgtcaactgacgaccagatggcctagtggttagagaacttgactacgaagcttgaggtcccgggttcgattcccatgtcggggcagatatttgtatgaaaaatacgaatgtttgttctcgggtcttgggtgtttactatgtatttaagtatgtatctatctatataattatatttatcccttgcttagtacccataacacaagctttgctaagcttactttgggactaggtcaattggtgtgaattgtcccgtgatatttatttatttatttatttaacttttacggacatttttgagaaaatgattttgttgttttaaaaaaaatggctctgtccattggagggcaattttgccagtgtctagtaggttttgccgttgtacggtaaaaaaaaaaagattaaggggctgtttcaccatccattgattaatgttaactggcggttaggtgtgatgccgtctctatttgttttgttcgaatagatggagacggcatcacatttaaccgtcagttaacactaatcaatggatggtgaaacatcccctaaatgttatatttattttaggacAGCTTCTGCGTGGACTCTCATATTGGTTTGACGCAAGTCAATGAAGTCACAGAATTGGAGATGGCAGAAATCATCCTAGAAGAAAGGAAAAATAAGACAAAGTCCAAAACAAGGTCGTGCGAAGTTgaaaatactaaaaatggcGACAGCCCCTTGGTTATACGAAAAAAGAAGAGTGCTAAAAGACTGATCCAAAGTGATTCAGACGATAGTAGTTAGTGAAGTGTCCAGCTGGCCTGGAATATAGGTAAACTGTGATATAAATTAATAGTGCTGCCGTTAGATAGATTATgaagaaaaatagaaaaaaactgtACTGTCAGATGTTACCATTGTGAAACATTATGTTATAATATGAAACTAATAAGAATTTGTAGAATGATGATTATTTATACATTACAAATATTCTTGAATCAGTTATAACTTGTGCCTAATCATGACAGTCcttaaaagtaataataaaactgcattgttttattcaattatttattcataatattaaatgGGACAGTCAATCTGCAggaaatatagtttttatttttaatattggcGTATCATTTActcatttttatctttttttttataatcagaTATTGTTTgtgtacaatatatttttaaatacttatcccTACCTTATTAAACATTGCCAAAGAAGAAGATAACACAGGCATACCACTCACGACCAAGGCACGACTACGCGCAACCGGCGTCTTTGGAAGCTATTTTGAAATACATAGCATGTGTGTGTTGCCATTTTAATACGCAGTGAGTGTGTAAATCAAGCAATGAACGGAACAGCCCACCGCCTCGCCGGCCGCGGGGTGTTGTAGCTAGGCCGTAATTGAGAATCAGGGTGATTACAATGCGTGGAAAGGGATCAAAAGTCATAAGTAATCATAATCAACATGTGTGACCTCCCCGCACTTTTACGTGCCTTGGCACGCAACTTGTAGGCATTATAATGTACGTGTTTGTCTTGCTGCTTGTCCTATTAAAATTCAATTGCAATTTGTTCAGACTCTGCAGAGAGTTTTGgcttttctattttttaataagcCATTTGCTTTTCACTAAtcaatttactttttataatctGTCAAAACGCGATTCCAGGCAACTgtatacaacaaaaaatacaaatgctacaaatcgacatAATTGTTgactttctcatacaaaaaggTGACAATTATGTAGATTTTTAGCAATTGGAAAGTTTGTGGTATAGGGGCAGTTCTTTGGAATTATTGATAATggtgtcaaataccatattgttCCGTATTTAAATTACACCTCGTCTTACACTAGATCCATATTTCAACTTTCAAATAGATTTTGTATATTCATTATAAGCCCTATTCATTAACTAATCTGCGCAGTTTATCTCTTCATTATTTACTCCTCCATCCGCTGGTCGACTTTTTTGGTagttcttttcttttgtaggtCTTCTATTTCTGCTTGGAGCTCTGCGTATCGCTTCTGTAATTGTTTCTCTCGCTCCGTTTGACGATTGACGTCTTCAGTCAATgactggaataaaaaaaaatatatatagataaagtTTTGTATGGTAGACATTATAAAATGGTAAAACCACTTACttggccgactataaaaaaagaaaaaaactaaattaatgaATCTCACCTCTATCCTACGTGGAATGGCAGCCTTCTCCTGTTCCGCTAAGAACTTGAATGTGGAGAGTTCCAGGTTGGCTTGCTCTATTTGATCTTGTAGCTCTTGGAATTGCTTTATAAGCGACGCCGCCCTGCTTTGATATCCACCTGCAAAGAGCgttgtaataaaatacatattaataatagaaaaaaaaacacattgttTGAACATTGCCTCTCTGCGTTTCGCAAGAGTGATTGATAATTAACAATACTTGATCGCAAACACAAAAATTAGTAAATACAGTTTTTGTAATCAAAAGCATTGATCTTTGTtggttttttttcattcaatagTCTACTCTACCTGTTAGTACTCTAAGTTTTTTCTCCATTTTGGAGCACTTCTTGGCTTCCTTAGCCATGTGATTCCTGTTCTGCTCTAACCGCTTCTCCGCCGACTCTAATCTGTCCTTCTTACTCGCCAGATTCGCGCGAGTATATCTGTTTTGGCCGGGCAAGAACAATACCTGgggaaataaaacaaagaacTTAGTCGCTAGGAATCACAAATGTGGCTCAAATTGGGAACTAATGCGTAAGGTTGCTTTTCCGCTGTGTGCCTAGTCATATTTATTGCATGGTTTCTTCACTACCTGTGTCAGCCTTCTGTAGTCAATGCACTATAATAGTTCTTGAAGTTTACAACTATTGGGTCTATTATACTTACTGAAGTGGCTTTTCCCTCCGTCACTCTTAAATATAGGTAGTAGGTAGGGTATTCTCCACAACTCGAAAATTTATTTCGAATATTCGAAGTAATAGTAACATGTGTCTTAtgggcggtaaataagtaattacgaacgagtgTATTAGAAGtcgaagtcgaagactaagggctttaatgagtcgatgttcataattctagtaccgcccgtgcgacataacatgtttttcatcacatttgcgagtaatttttttatttgtaagagaaaataataaaaaaatgctttcgtaTGCCCTTTTGAGTTGGCCAACAAGTGCCGTGTCAGTTCAGAATTACCCAGCGAAATCTACGGGGGAATTGAGTTTTAACGCAGGCTAAAAAGAAtacgtcaaatacaaaaacagTGCCAAGAGCTGGCCATGTAAAATTCGCGCAAAAAGTCGTCAAGTTACGGAGAACAGTTCACTATCGCCTATTTATTGGTGATTAATACCCTTATTGGGGTCGTTATCTGAGCGTTTATTCCGTATCATTTTCATGGACGCATTTTTGTTGATATGGTATAAGATTCtcttacagtttccaggttatctaataGAAGAAAAAACGTCTAAAAAAATtatcgaaaatgtcatcaattTCTACAGGCGTTCATAAGGAAATGTGGTCCATTGCCGATAGCCTACCTGCGCCAGACACTCCTCCCACACTTGCGTGTACGCGTCGAGGCTGAGGTCCCCGTGTGCCATGCCGGCCCGCACCACCTCCAGCTCCTTTTGCAGCTCCTGTTTGGCGGCGTCCAGTTCGGCGGCGCTGAACT encodes:
- the Fancm gene encoding FA complementation group M (The sequence of the model RefSeq protein was modified relative to this genomic sequence to represent the inferred CDS: added 1994 bases not found in genome assembly), which produces MNISKKRQNTNNDAVRDDDLFDESSLLAHFENTSFKDTSNLSRSVINDSLNNSNNSLNVSALCCDEEISGYDRLTGKTWIYPTNYPVRDYQFNIIRAALLKNTLVSLPTGLGKTFIAAVIMYNFYRWYPLGKIVFTAPTRPLVAQQIEACYNIIAIPPSDTIEMTGHMQVSTRKTHWQTKRVFFATPQVIYNDIKSGICPGDKIRCLVVDEAHRARGNYAYCQIVATLTDMKHRTYRLLALSATPGSKVDDVINVVKHLNIAHLELRNENCLDVAPYSHAKKINTVIVQLGPELSQLRHHYIEILDGYARRLKQMNILPHNLGNLSKGRIVMLYKEFQGRDRGSRHPQHNYIMKDFTVLIALYHGLELLIKHGSRVFLNFFDEHPEKTWIQSDDQLTALLERLRDDLGVNPMSLDRSILPDGTIPDIPKDLRFGHPKFDKLKEIMLEHFTAAKRKGQDTRAIVFCEYRESVNLVHCLLLQCRPLITPQMFVGQGASGKDGKTIVSQKQQLRVMRQFREGGCNALVATCVAEEGLDVGSVDLILCFDISTSSPIRLVQRCGRTGRERGGQVFILVTEGREHQTLVDCMRQRDGLNAKIMQSKEVANNLYKLNPRMMPHDLTPVCQKMFITVAQKPDPKDKKEASDKNKKNQKDLRSMLAASSSSAKPSIITEGEYFVTEDEFDELFPNGYKDTNYFQRAKEYLAMNKVAFKSQMSVNENINLSTWLEWQRNLQSTVNIGHSKDSEILSSLLQYSDAKRFDLPTSTQNPIFNTQQLATQNITAPTPEKPKPPKKKPKASVVKSPVKKCGDIRALFSTATKSTKSYTKLINDLGIQNDGSIPTSLINLFVDLSLDNTTVRHCYICQNICNCAFIDSIKRHRRKMTKPLFLSNLRLPDLDLIDEIDVESILMCGKKVNMSQDMFEDYRDNTSVEVSKIQGSNFDLEFDFDPPNEIVPPETKQDAEAAENLDKNFDLGDIEDIFADSSPEEAIIKDASAEAKNSSVPKEALGFFGLDSIEDIFVSSDDSIPGTPPKNENNVVDSLCASEIVNKTEVKQAESEIKCPISPSILSGQVMSTTTLKSPTSPILCSQARKFKLSTRKNQPKSSTPFSNIKRNIISNNKNINSLVTPEHNVQESNKSVSNRDSVLDSTSKSMFTITQLVEMINTNGGCAKKLDVSKTLETSNAQKEDERSTSPILLTQATKKKLAHNINAPLDNSISVSQDKKLESLIVLDSDSDSNESTQIYDAGNLNDNIHFSKSAEEAHIRSPLSSKRKLGSDDELDFLNASPYFPKKPKLDTNPKAVTLQEKVLAALNRSHIPSDKSNDSNLNFMFSSQKENKDPVFRDNIINQEIEDENVDKDEYICKKNLEMLQVFRRDCQISSAKLLFKSNASKVTPQKRKNITFGDSDDDFVDDAKGRSQRVVPNDDIHKSTTNHKVRKKKPKPNSFLELEAEESDGGSGDELSDDSVGSIADFICDDQLSQEDMQAHYMRSVTGTVNGAFKIPSLPSRFKREEVLSQFVEEDSYEMDSFCVDSHIGLTQVNEVTELEMAEIILEERKNKTKSKTRSCEVENTKNGDSPLVIRKKKSAKRLIQSDSDDSS